A window of Candidatus Hydrogenedentota bacterium contains these coding sequences:
- a CDS encoding PilT/PilU family type 4a pilus ATPase — translation MASFVLGIGQKQTLRNIVRLIESRIVKTEGAPRRISLWTDDYSIEVRRTQFKGDYEHYDLRIPKEDIDESSLKSLAAEYPNEFSLEEDTRLWHIVCPAETQSFSQRVLDALNKLSGMVHFPEIWRAEGFDFRIDPVNIEMLFHAMVQYHASDVHLTAGLSPVFRIDNDTRYSELMSPLSSMQILDLIKRIAPLEFWAEFENYKQTSFSYHQAGVGYARVSAFIKHGTPHCTFRYLPEKIPSFEDLNVPPEQMQSIAETPRGLIIVSGMTGSGKTTTMAALVDWINTHKSLHILTIENPIEYVHYNKKSIISQRSIGTDVGSFSEAVTGALRHDPDVILIGEMRDPDTIRAAINAAATGHLVITTLHSNTAYEVINRIVSFFDPIERDLVRLQLRDCLKGVICQRLVPKIGGGRLPALEFLFNDIKPIADAILKGDTDLIRIGMQQTVGHSMLFENYLYKMFKNGIIDLEKARSSCTDVSIFDQMRMGTYAVPRLDSIKGMA, via the coding sequence ATGGCATCTTTTGTATTGGGTATCGGTCAGAAACAGACGCTGCGCAATATCGTTCGTCTTATCGAGTCCCGTATCGTAAAAACGGAGGGCGCTCCCCGTCGGATTTCGCTTTGGACCGATGATTATTCCATCGAAGTACGGCGAACCCAATTTAAAGGAGATTACGAGCATTACGATCTTCGAATACCTAAAGAAGACATCGATGAATCTTCCTTAAAAAGCCTAGCCGCGGAATATCCAAACGAATTTTCTTTAGAGGAAGACACGAGGCTATGGCACATTGTCTGTCCCGCTGAAACCCAGTCCTTTTCGCAAAGAGTCTTGGACGCGCTCAATAAGCTGAGCGGCATGGTTCATTTTCCGGAGATCTGGCGTGCGGAAGGTTTCGACTTTCGGATTGACCCCGTCAATATTGAAATGCTCTTTCATGCCATGGTCCAGTATCACGCCAGTGATGTCCACTTGACTGCAGGACTGAGCCCCGTCTTCCGCATCGATAACGATACGCGCTACTCCGAGCTGATGTCGCCCTTATCCAGTATGCAGATTTTGGATTTGATCAAACGCATTGCGCCCTTGGAATTTTGGGCGGAATTCGAGAATTACAAACAGACCAGTTTCAGTTATCATCAGGCCGGCGTCGGCTACGCCCGCGTTTCCGCTTTTATCAAACATGGGACCCCCCATTGCACCTTCCGGTATCTTCCCGAAAAAATTCCCAGTTTTGAAGATTTGAATGTGCCGCCCGAACAGATGCAGTCTATCGCTGAGACACCCCGCGGTTTGATTATCGTAAGCGGCATGACAGGCAGCGGCAAGACGACGACCATGGCGGCCCTTGTGGATTGGATCAACACCCACAAATCACTGCATATTCTCACCATCGAAAACCCCATTGAATACGTTCATTACAACAAAAAATCGATTATTTCGCAACGCAGCATCGGTACGGACGTGGGTTCTTTCAGTGAAGCAGTGACCGGCGCACTACGCCATGATCCCGACGTGATCTTGATCGGTGAAATGCGTGACCCGGACACGATCCGCGCCGCCATTAATGCAGCAGCAACGGGGCACCTTGTGATCACAACACTGCACTCGAACACCGCCTATGAAGTGATCAACCGAATTGTAAGCTTCTTTGATCCCATTGAACGTGATTTGGTGCGGCTCCAGCTCCGCGACTGTTTGAAAGGGGTGATTTGCCAGCGTCTCGTCCCCAAAATCGGGGGCGGCCGTCTGCCCGCTTTAGAATTCTTGTTTAATGATATCAAACCCATTGCCGATGCCATTCTTAAGGGAGATACGGATCTTATCCGCATAGGGATGCAGCAGACGGTTGGCCATTCGATGCTCTTCGAGAACTATCTTTACAAGATGTTTAAGAACGGTATCATCGATCTCGAAAAAGCCCGAAGTTCCTGTACTGACGTCAGTATCTTTGATCAAATGCGTATGGGCACCTACGCCGTGCCACGTCTGGACAGTATCAAGGGAATGGCATAA